A single window of Gammaproteobacteria bacterium DNA harbors:
- the glpK gene encoding glycerol kinase GlpK: protein MDKYILSIDQGTTSTRAILFDANGIPIDKHEIELKQIYPANGWVEHDPNEIWEATLKCCQAMTKRIPANQIVAIGITNQRETTVLWDRSTGAPLHNAIVWQDRRTADRCRELKDAGYEKIISNESGLLLDPYFSATKAEWLFDHIPGSRTRAEKGELALGTIDSYLIFKLTGGKIHATDVTNASRTMLMNLHSLKWSESLLKLFNIPAQCLPEILESADNFGESLPNYFGVPIPIRSVAGDQQAALFGQTCFEAGDVKSTYGTGCFMLVNTGSSISTSKNKLLSTCAYRINNQTTYAIEGSIFIAGAVVQWVRDALGLISTAAEIESLATTAKPIEGLYFVPAFTGLGAPYWDPNARGAILGLTRDTGTAEIAKAALDAVCFQTRDLLNAIARDMHDANLGHPQRIKVDGGMVNNNWFCQRLADLTGLTVERPKYTETTAMGVAYLAGLSTGVFKDLSSLTDIWTLDRRFEPTLSQNQRDTLYEGWLKAVNRISTD from the coding sequence CGATCCCAACGAAATTTGGGAAGCCACATTAAAATGTTGTCAAGCAATGACGAAACGCATTCCAGCAAACCAAATCGTAGCTATTGGAATTACCAATCAACGTGAAACCACTGTTCTTTGGGATCGTTCTACAGGCGCTCCATTACATAACGCCATCGTTTGGCAAGATCGTCGCACTGCCGATCGATGCCGCGAACTCAAAGATGCCGGTTACGAAAAAATAATTTCTAACGAGTCAGGATTATTATTGGATCCGTATTTTTCTGCGACAAAAGCAGAATGGTTGTTCGATCATATTCCAGGATCACGTACACGTGCAGAAAAAGGAGAACTTGCATTAGGCACTATAGATTCCTATCTAATTTTCAAATTAACGGGTGGAAAAATTCACGCAACAGATGTTACGAACGCTTCACGAACAATGTTAATGAATTTACATTCTCTAAAATGGAGTGAATCACTCCTAAAATTATTTAACATTCCTGCACAATGCCTCCCTGAAATACTTGAAAGCGCCGATAATTTTGGAGAATCACTTCCGAATTATTTCGGAGTACCTATCCCTATCCGCAGCGTTGCAGGTGATCAGCAAGCTGCTTTGTTCGGACAAACATGTTTCGAAGCTGGAGATGTCAAATCTACTTATGGCACTGGTTGTTTTATGTTAGTGAACACAGGCTCTTCAATTTCAACTTCTAAAAATAAATTATTATCAACCTGTGCATATCGTATTAACAATCAGACAACCTATGCGATTGAAGGTAGTATTTTTATTGCAGGCGCAGTCGTTCAATGGGTACGCGATGCTTTGGGACTCATTTCAACGGCCGCTGAAATTGAATCTTTAGCAACCACAGCAAAACCCATTGAAGGCCTGTATTTTGTTCCTGCCTTTACAGGATTAGGTGCGCCCTATTGGGATCCAAATGCGCGTGGCGCTATTTTAGGACTCACTCGCGATACAGGCACGGCTGAAATCGCCAAAGCGGCACTCGATGCTGTTTGCTTTCAAACGCGTGATTTACTCAACGCTATAGCGCGAGACATGCACGATGCAAACTTAGGACATCCACAAAGAATAAAAGTCGATGGAGGCATGGTAAATAATAACTGGTTTTGTCAACGCTTAGCCGACCTTACTGGCTTAACTGTCGAAAGGCCAAAATACACTGAAACAACTGCCATGGGCGTTGCTTATCTTGCAGGATTATCAACCGGAGTATTCAAAGATCTTTCTTCGCTCACCGATATTTGGACTCTAGACCGTCGTTTTGAACCTACACTGTCTCAAAATCAGCGAGACACATTGTATGAAGGTTGGCTAAAAGCAGTAAATAGAATTTCTACTGATTAA